A window of Stenotrophomonas indicatrix genomic DNA:
CTTGATCGCCCGCCGCAGCCACTGGTGGGCCGGGTCGTTGTCCATGCGTGGGTGCCAGGCCTGCACCAGCGCTACGGTCCGCACCGGCACCGGCAGCGGGAACATCCGCAGCGGCAGGCCCATGCGGGTGATGCGGTCGAGCATCACGCTTGGCATCTGCGGCAGCACCAGGTCCGAATCGGCGGCAGCAAAGATCGCGCCGTGGAAGGTAGGGATGACCACTGCCACCCGTCGTTGCAGGCCAAGCGCTGCCAGCTCTTCGTCGATCGGGCCATGCGCAAGCCCGCGCCGGGACACGGCGATGTGGTCGCACGCGGCGAAGCGCTCGACACTGATGTCGCCGTCGAACAACGGATGGTCCTCGCGTGCCGCGCCCAGCAGCGAGGTGGTGAACAGGTGCTGCACCTTGGTTTCCGGGCTGTGCTTGCCGGCCGTGCTGATGTACAGGTCGATCCGCCCCTGCACCATCGCATCGTCA
This region includes:
- a CDS encoding LysR family transcriptional regulator, with translation MPLPDLNLLLALDVLIDECSVAAAARRMNLSAPAMSRTLGRVRVALGDPVLVRAGRGLAPTPRALELREQVRDVIEQAHRVFNAGREVDMATLERTFSVRANDVFIGSYGGRLRDVFRQQAPRCMLRFVPEGDTDDDAMVQGRIDLYISTAGKHSPETKVQHLFTTSLLGAAREDHPLFDGDISVERFAACDHIAVSRRGLAHGPIDEELAALGLQRRVAVVIPTFHGAIFAAADSDLVLPQMPSVMLDRITRMGLPLRMFPLPVPVRTVALVQAWHPRMDNDPAHQWLRRAIKGMCDSVEAAHH